A single region of the Mannheimia bovis genome encodes:
- a CDS encoding NADH:flavin oxidoreductase/NADH oxidase — translation MAKFRKLFTPFKIKNLELKNRVVMPPMCQYSATDGVPNDWHFVHYTSRAIGGVGLIIVEMTNIAPNGRITPNCLGLWNDEQQAEFKRLVDSVHAQGTKIGIQIAHAGRKAQDEPNAVAPSAIHYGELDYAGQNLITPRELTTEEVKELVVAFQNSVKRAVAAGFDTIELHAAHGYLIHQFYSPKSNKRTDEYGKDPMLFGEQVIQAAKAVMPAEMPLIVRISAQEYGKDGFDSDYGVEVAKRFASAGADVLDVSGGGDGVLHAGNHPEFYAGYQVYLAEKVKKATALPVIAVGMLDNPSVADHVLGLENADLIAVGRALLRDPNWVLNAQYQQNQFDGSPMQFVPRQYQRGFM, via the coding sequence ATGGCTAAATTTAGAAAATTATTCACCCCTTTTAAAATCAAAAATCTTGAACTGAAAAACCGTGTGGTGATGCCACCGATGTGTCAATATTCCGCCACTGACGGCGTGCCGAACGATTGGCATTTTGTGCATTACACCAGCCGTGCGATTGGTGGGGTTGGTTTGATTATTGTTGAGATGACCAATATTGCCCCGAACGGGCGTATCACGCCGAACTGCTTGGGTTTGTGGAACGATGAGCAACAAGCAGAATTTAAACGCCTTGTTGATAGCGTTCACGCTCAGGGTACAAAAATCGGTATTCAAATCGCCCACGCAGGGCGTAAAGCTCAAGACGAACCAAATGCGGTTGCACCTTCAGCCATTCATTATGGTGAATTAGATTATGCAGGGCAAAACCTGATTACCCCACGTGAATTAACCACAGAAGAAGTCAAAGAGCTGGTAGTCGCATTCCAAAATTCAGTAAAACGTGCCGTAGCAGCAGGATTTGATACGATTGAACTTCACGCCGCACACGGCTATTTAATCCACCAATTCTACTCGCCAAAATCAAATAAACGCACAGATGAATACGGCAAAGATCCAATGCTATTCGGTGAACAAGTTATTCAAGCAGCGAAAGCGGTAATGCCGGCGGAGATGCCGTTAATCGTGCGAATTTCAGCACAAGAGTACGGTAAAGACGGCTTTGATAGCGATTATGGTGTCGAAGTGGCAAAACGTTTTGCCTCAGCTGGGGCGGACGTGCTTGATGTGAGTGGCGGTGGCGACGGTGTGCTTCACGCAGGCAACCACCCGGAATTTTACGCAGGCTATCAAGTTTACCTTGCAGAAAAAGTCAAAAAAGCGACCGCTTTACCTGTGATTGCGGTGGGAATGTTGGACAATCCGTCCGTTGCCGACCACGTTTTAGGCTTAGAAAATGCCGACTTAATCGCCGTTGGGCGTGCATTATTGCGTGATCCGAATTGGGTGCTGAACGCTCAATATCAGCAAAATCAATTTGACGGCAGTCCAATGCAATTTGTACCACGCCAATATCAACGTGGCTTTATGTAA
- a CDS encoding type III restriction-modification system endonuclease produces MAGFNFENDLPHQLSAVEDILQMFEYAKISYAQNFETRLKSNPVLELNESQKKRNLAEIQTRPSFAKALNKTGNTLSNIFDIAMETGTGKTYTYTRAMFSLNQSFGVNKFIVLVPTVAIKAGTKNFLESASARSRFFDDFGKRIELYEVNAKKGNKKDKQQVPENLINFINATDEKTIHILLINMGMLNSETMNIAIDQDLFQEAHGSSFDALSAVKPFLIIDEPHRVKASGKTWQNVLKLNAQYILRFGATFDGFENLIHTLTSLDAFEQNLVKGVRAFITEFDGVDDMLIKFIGQTDSKSEAVFEITHSHKKTPKRLEISKNGSLGVIHSEMSHLLLNEFNSSMAVLSNGLTLQKGEIISPYSFNQSLQEQMLYQAVIRHFDIERTLLTRTPRIKPLSLIFIDDIAGYRDEQGLPDSLKSRFEAMVINEAEKRLANESNEFYKAYLQKTLADISQTHGGYFSDDNNNKDEHIEKQINEILYEKEKLLDLDNPRRFIFSKWTLREGWDNPNVFVICKLRSSGSETSKLQEVGRGLRLPVNEFMHREKSEQFYLNYFVDFSEKDFVSDLIRDIREKSGEKVIIPKKLEDELLAKILLAYPNETKRKIINHLADDGIIDDDLNLLENGWQKLQLAYPKAFEFESSLNNKIQTGIGKKETVLIRKDKYHALKTLWETLNRRVVLNYQIDNEHTFYGLLKQFFANNVIGKLDTSYATMQAQELQVQSDDIQVKYGGREKLIENTGYVLSYGEFANELAMSLNVSLKSLHQVLAELNWTDNTHQTRYNIRHIHTLFRKWLLQHFLATQTIGYTEVNSQVHPTAFTDDKGNVKDSISSSDIGRVGETDMVADNYLFETLFYDSPLEKENILLNLDYVTVFTKIPKNTIAIPVAGGGIYSPDFAYVLHHKDGTQTLNLVVETKDAYEFDLRTDEKEKIKYAQILFDKLSADTGIKVEFKTQFKGKHIERILDELRRSE; encoded by the coding sequence ATGGCTGGATTTAATTTTGAAAATGATCTACCACATCAATTATCCGCCGTAGAAGACATTTTGCAAATGTTTGAATACGCTAAGATTTCTTATGCTCAAAATTTTGAAACACGATTAAAAAGCAATCCTGTTTTAGAATTAAACGAATCGCAGAAAAAACGCAATCTAGCAGAAATTCAAACTCGCCCAAGTTTTGCCAAAGCATTAAATAAAACAGGCAATACCTTATCCAATATTTTTGATATTGCGATGGAAACGGGTACAGGCAAAACTTATACCTACACAAGGGCAATGTTTTCTTTAAATCAATCTTTTGGGGTTAATAAATTTATTGTACTTGTGCCAACGGTTGCGATTAAAGCGGGCACAAAAAACTTTTTGGAAAGTGCGTCCGCCAGAAGTCGTTTTTTTGATGATTTTGGCAAACGCATTGAGCTTTATGAAGTAAATGCCAAAAAAGGCAATAAAAAAGACAAGCAACAAGTTCCAGAAAATTTAATCAATTTTATCAATGCCACCGATGAAAAAACCATTCATATTTTATTGATTAATATGGGTATGTTAAATTCGGAGACGATGAACATTGCCATTGACCAAGATTTATTCCAAGAGGCTCACGGCTCATCGTTTGATGCGTTATCGGCGGTTAAGCCTTTTTTGATTATTGATGAACCGCACCGTGTCAAAGCCAGTGGTAAAACTTGGCAAAATGTTTTAAAACTGAATGCTCAATATATTTTAAGATTTGGGGCAACTTTTGATGGTTTTGAAAATCTGATTCATACGCTAACTTCACTTGATGCTTTTGAACAAAATTTGGTAAAAGGAGTGCGTGCTTTTATTACCGAATTTGACGGTGTTGATGATATGCTCATCAAATTTATTGGACAAACCGACAGTAAAAGTGAAGCGGTTTTTGAAATTACTCACAGTCATAAAAAGACCCCAAAACGCTTAGAAATTAGCAAAAATGGTTCATTAGGCGTTATTCATAGCGAAATGTCGCATTTATTATTAAATGAATTTAATAGCAGTATGGCGGTGCTTTCTAATGGGCTGACATTACAAAAAGGGGAGATTATCTCGCCTTATTCGTTTAATCAATCTTTGCAAGAACAAATGCTCTATCAAGCGGTGATTCGTCATTTTGATATTGAACGCACCTTATTAACCAGAACGCCACGCATTAAACCGCTTTCGCTGATTTTTATTGATGATATTGCAGGTTATCGTGATGAACAAGGATTGCCCGATAGCTTAAAATCTCGTTTTGAGGCAATGGTGATCAATGAAGCCGAAAAAAGATTGGCAAATGAAAGCAATGAATTTTATAAAGCCTATTTGCAAAAAACTTTGGCAGATATTAGTCAAACGCACGGCGGTTATTTTAGCGATGACAACAATAATAAAGACGAACATATAGAAAAACAAATCAATGAAATTTTATATGAAAAAGAAAAACTCCTTGATTTGGATAATCCACGCCGTTTTATTTTTTCAAAATGGACATTGCGTGAGGGTTGGGATAATCCTAATGTGTTTGTCATTTGTAAATTGCGGTCAAGCGGTTCTGAAACCAGTAAACTTCAAGAAGTGGGGCGTGGACTTCGTTTGCCTGTCAATGAATTTATGCACCGTGAAAAAAGCGAGCAGTTTTATTTAAATTATTTTGTGGATTTTAGTGAAAAAGATTTTGTGTCAGATTTAATTCGGGACATCCGTGAAAAATCAGGCGAAAAAGTGATTATTCCAAAAAAATTAGAAGATGAATTGCTTGCCAAAATTTTACTCGCTTATCCCAATGAAACCAAACGCAAAATCATTAACCATTTGGCAGATGATGGCATTATTGATGACGATTTAAATTTATTGGAAAACGGCTGGCAAAAATTACAACTTGCCTATCCCAAAGCCTTTGAATTTGAAAGTTCGTTGAACAATAAAATTCAAACAGGTATCGGTAAAAAAGAAACCGTATTGATTAGAAAAGATAAATATCACGCTTTAAAAACGCTGTGGGAAACTCTAAACCGCCGAGTGGTGTTAAATTATCAAATTGACAATGAACACACTTTTTATGGGTTATTAAAACAATTTTTTGCCAACAATGTCATAGGTAAATTGGACACAAGCTATGCCACAATGCAAGCACAAGAATTGCAGGTGCAGTCTGATGATATTCAGGTGAAATATGGCGGACGAGAAAAGCTGATAGAAAATACAGGCTATGTACTTAGCTATGGCGAATTTGCCAATGAATTGGCGATGAGCTTGAATGTGAGCCTAAAAAGTTTACATCAAGTGTTAGCGGAATTAAATTGGACGGATAACACACATCAAACTCGCTATAATATTAGACATATTCATACTTTGTTTAGAAAATGGTTATTGCAACATTTTTTGGCAACCCAAACCATTGGCTATACCGAAGTTAATAGCCAAGTTCACCCAACGGCATTTACCGATGATAAAGGAAATGTTAAAGATAGTATTTCATCATCGGATATTGGGCGTGTAGGCGAAACGGATATGGTGGCGGATAATTATTTGTTTGAAACGCTGTTTTATGATTCGCCTCTTGAAAAAGAAAATATCCTGCTTAATTTGGATTATGTTACCGTCTTTACCAAAATACCCAAAAATACCATTGCCATTCCTGTGGCAGGGGGCGGAATATATTCGCCTGATTTTGCTTATGTGTTGCACCATAAAGATGGCACACAAACTTTAAATCTCGTGGTAGAAACCAAAGATGCTTATGAATTTGATTTACGCACCGATGAAAAAGAAAAAATCAAATATGCACAAATTTTATTTGATAAATTAAGTGCAGATACAGGCATTAAAGTTGAATTTAAAACGCAATTTAAAGGCAAGCATATTGAGCGGATTTTAGATGAATTAAGAAGGTCTGAATAA
- a CDS encoding site-specific DNA-methyltransferase — translation MSQSLLDLLKSHSPALFDADGNFKFNEFQTALTQADISFSQETYRLDWRGKSYAKALVYDENRTLLSANHAHNAKHSDSQNILIQGDNLAVLKHLREAYRKQIKMIYIDPPYNTGSDGFVYQDDRKYTPAEIAKITGESEEVAEYIHGFINARASSHSAWLTFMYPRLKLARELLKDDGVIFISIDDNEQAQLKLLCDEIFGEGNFVACLPTVMNLKGNNDEFAFAGTHEYTLVYCKDKTSTTFNQLSIDEDDLEDWQEDEQGFYKQGANLKATGTNAPREKRPNLFFPIFIDDNNTIFVTDDNNPPTDFAGELITLYPITNNQEMSWRWSKEKFKNSINDIIISRNGSIGIYKKQRPALGDLPSKKPKTIFYKPEYSSGNGTTQLKQLFDEKVFPNPKPLDLLMDFIQLGTNNNDLVLDFFAGSGTTAHSVMQLNSEDNGNRKFICVQLDEPVKDKSEAQKAGFNTIFEITKARIEKSIEKIKTENPDFTGDLGYKEYRIVPVPDNFGTLAESPAHGLQLLENLQLSNTDCQNILTTWCVQDGMPLHQTPEQVDLGGYMAYRYDTVLYLLDTGFDTSHLAMILRRLDDTIDEFNIDKIVILEPHFDSKAKRELSEAIGQYKPRKGNKLYLIQRNRADKG, via the coding sequence ATGAGCCAATCTTTATTAGACCTACTTAAATCCCATAGTCCGGCACTATTTGATGCGGACGGCAATTTCAAATTTAATGAGTTTCAAACCGCCTTAACCCAAGCGGATATTTCTTTCTCCCAAGAGACCTATCGCCTTGACTGGCGAGGCAAATCCTATGCCAAAGCCCTTGTATATGACGAAAACCGTACGCTTTTGTCCGCCAATCACGCCCACAACGCCAAACATTCCGACAGTCAAAATATCCTAATTCAAGGCGATAATTTAGCTGTTTTAAAGCATTTGCGTGAAGCCTACCGCAAACAAATCAAAATGATATATATTGACCCGCCTTATAATACAGGTTCGGACGGTTTTGTTTATCAAGATGACCGCAAATATACGCCCGCCGAAATTGCAAAAATCACAGGCGAAAGCGAGGAAGTCGCCGAATATATTCACGGATTTATCAATGCTCGTGCGTCCAGTCATAGTGCGTGGCTCACCTTTATGTACCCACGCCTAAAACTTGCCAGAGAGTTATTAAAAGACGATGGCGTGATTTTTATTTCTATTGATGATAATGAACAAGCCCAATTAAAATTACTTTGTGATGAAATTTTTGGGGAGGGGAATTTTGTTGCTTGCTTGCCAACCGTTATGAATTTAAAAGGCAATAACGATGAATTTGCTTTTGCAGGTACGCACGAATACACCTTGGTTTATTGCAAAGATAAAACAAGCACAACTTTTAATCAATTAAGTATTGATGAAGATGATTTAGAAGATTGGCAAGAAGATGAGCAAGGTTTCTATAAGCAAGGGGCAAATCTAAAAGCAACTGGCACAAATGCCCCAAGAGAAAAAAGACCTAATCTATTTTTCCCAATCTTTATTGATGATAATAATACTATTTTTGTTACTGATGATAATAATCCACCAACAGATTTTGCGGGTGAATTGATAACTTTATACCCAATTACCAACAATCAAGAAATGTCTTGGCGTTGGAGTAAAGAGAAGTTTAAAAATAGCATTAACGATATTATCATTTCAAGGAATGGCAGTATTGGCATTTATAAAAAACAAAGACCCGCATTGGGGGATTTGCCCTCCAAAAAACCAAAAACCATTTTTTATAAACCAGAGTACAGTAGTGGCAATGGGACAACTCAATTAAAACAGTTATTTGATGAAAAAGTATTTCCAAACCCAAAACCTTTGGATTTACTGATGGACTTTATTCAGCTTGGCACAAACAATAATGACTTAGTTTTGGATTTCTTTGCAGGTTCAGGCACAACCGCCCACTCCGTAATGCAATTAAATAGCGAGGATAATGGCAATCGCAAATTTATTTGTGTGCAATTAGACGAACCTGTCAAAGATAAATCCGAAGCCCAAAAAGCAGGGTTTAATACCATTTTTGAGATCACCAAAGCCCGTATTGAAAAAAGCATTGAAAAAATTAAAACCGAAAATCCAGATTTTACAGGCGATTTAGGCTATAAAGAATATCGCATTGTCCCTGTGCCTGATAATTTTGGCACATTGGCAGAAAGCCCTGCACACGGCTTACAGTTATTAGAAAATCTGCAATTAAGCAATACAGATTGCCAAAATATTCTTACCACTTGGTGTGTACAAGACGGTATGCCTTTGCACCAGACACCAGAGCAGGTGGATTTGGGCGGTTATATGGCGTATCGTTATGACACGGTGCTATATTTGCTTGATACAGGTTTTGATACTTCGCATTTGGCGATGATTTTACGCCGTTTGGACGATACCATCGATGAATTTAATATTGATAAAATCGTCATTTTAGAACCGCACTTTGACAGTAAAGCCAAGCGAGAATTAAGTGAGGCGATAGGTCAATACAAACCCAGAAAAGGCAATAAATTGTATTTGATTCAACGAAATCGTGCAGATAAGGGGTAA
- a CDS encoding LysR family transcriptional regulator, protein MSDIRTLDLNLLKAFVVLLDECNVSRAAKRLSVTQPAMSGILNRLRESFNDQLFVRVQHGMQPTERALQLGQTARKILQEINTMLQPPKLEPEKLTMTLRIAAMDYVQQIIALPLILRLRRLAPNVRVALLPVQGQNIKTLFEQNKIDLALVSQQHLSADMPRTVLYEERYVCAMSHTHSLVNKKLTLEQFCELPFAMLSYNGGEFSGATDIALQKLGKQRKVMVSVNHISLLPQLLQGSDLVAVLPEHLAKTLPNVHLQMPPIEVEGFTMMMAWHERTEQDIVHRWLRDILQNVIK, encoded by the coding sequence ATGAGCGATATTAGAACCCTTGATTTAAACTTACTAAAAGCCTTTGTCGTATTGTTAGACGAATGTAATGTAAGTCGAGCGGCGAAGCGGCTTTCGGTTACGCAACCTGCAATGAGCGGAATTTTAAATCGGTTAAGAGAGAGTTTTAATGACCAATTATTCGTGCGAGTGCAGCACGGAATGCAGCCGACTGAGCGAGCATTGCAACTGGGGCAGACTGCTCGTAAAATTTTGCAAGAAATTAATACGATGTTGCAACCACCAAAGTTAGAACCGGAAAAACTGACGATGACACTCCGTATTGCCGCAATGGATTATGTGCAGCAAATTATTGCTCTGCCACTGATTTTACGCCTTCGTCGCCTTGCTCCGAATGTACGGGTGGCACTATTGCCTGTGCAAGGGCAGAATATCAAAACGCTGTTTGAGCAGAATAAAATTGATTTGGCATTGGTTAGTCAGCAGCATTTAAGTGCGGATATGCCAAGAACCGTGTTGTATGAAGAGCGTTATGTTTGTGCGATGAGCCATACGCACTCTTTAGTCAATAAAAAACTAACCTTAGAACAATTTTGTGAACTGCCGTTTGCAATGCTTTCTTATAACGGTGGTGAATTTAGCGGAGCAACAGATATTGCCTTACAAAAATTAGGTAAACAACGCAAAGTAATGGTTTCGGTAAATCATATTTCACTTTTACCACAACTGTTACAAGGTTCAGATTTAGTAGCTGTGCTGCCTGAACATTTAGCCAAAACCTTACCCAATGTGCATTTGCAAATGCCGCCTATTGAAGTTGAAGGCTTTACGATGATGATGGCGTGGCACGAACGGACTGAGCAAGATATTGTTCATCGTTGGCTAAGAGATATTTTGCAAAATGTCATCAAATAG
- a CDS encoding NADPH-dependent FMN reductase — protein MAKQIAVLIGSGSKTSFSKLTVSHLQKMAPASIQLNIVEIADLPLYDRDLDENSPTQYTRVREAVAKADGVLFVTPEHNAGISAMLKNAIDVVSRPMGESKWLGKPAGIVTVGASAGGGVRVADQLRAITSGAFVNMPTLPFALNVGNLFGGVFAEDGEIANDALKGSMQNFINAYADFVEKF, from the coding sequence ATGGCAAAACAAATCGCAGTATTAATCGGCAGCGGCAGCAAAACTTCATTTAGCAAATTAACCGTTAGCCACTTACAAAAAATGGCACCGGCAAGTATTCAATTAAACATTGTTGAAATTGCAGACTTACCACTTTATGACCGTGATTTAGACGAAAACAGCCCTACACAATACACCCGTGTGCGTGAAGCAGTGGCAAAAGCAGACGGTGTTTTATTCGTAACCCCTGAACACAATGCAGGCATTTCAGCAATGTTGAAAAATGCTATTGATGTGGTTTCTCGCCCAATGGGTGAAAGCAAATGGCTTGGCAAACCGGCAGGTATTGTAACTGTGGGAGCAAGTGCAGGCGGCGGTGTGCGTGTAGCAGATCAACTCCGTGCTATCACTTCTGGTGCATTCGTGAATATGCCTACTCTACCATTTGCATTAAATGTAGGTAACCTATTCGGTGGTGTATTTGCAGAAGATGGTGAAATTGCAAATGATGCGTTAAAAGGCTCAATGCAAAACTTCATTAATGCTTATGCTGATTTTGTAGAGAAATTTTAA
- a CDS encoding patatin-like phospholipase family protein, whose product MSVLKKIKFVSILAVVTTLSACSLVTYKPVETIKQVNLDSGYRQKSVLKESAKDGNIIIVMFSGGGTRAATLGYGVLEELQKAKMRGTEKGNTLLDNIDMTFGVSGGSVLATYFALEGKAIIPKFANNFLKSNFQKDILTEVFSVSNLPRLSSPQFGRGDLLQERFNLALYKGKKFGDLVRNRKGPFAVISATDMNIGQQLTFTQETFDGLCLNLNDLEIARAVAASSSVPLIFAPLTLNNNGGNCHFSLPKAFIEQEKEVNGLKTKQIEETEHTLSFYQDSQERPFIHLVDGGLTDNLGLAAILDISDLVGIEDMYKRAGELGVKNVIVINVNAQNEVSSEIDKSANVPGLKDVVNTIVNVPIDSTTQINLQRYSQFSDSWNKYANEQQTKIEMFFVNLGLKELPDGQLKKEVLNIPTSFYLPEKDIDKLRESARILLEQSDVYKKAVKALQ is encoded by the coding sequence ATGTCTGTTTTAAAGAAAATAAAATTTGTTTCAATATTAGCTGTAGTAACAACATTATCTGCCTGTAGCTTGGTGACTTATAAACCCGTTGAGACAATTAAACAAGTTAATCTTGATAGCGGATACCGCCAAAAGAGCGTATTAAAAGAAAGTGCTAAAGACGGCAACATTATTATTGTAATGTTTTCGGGCGGAGGCACTCGGGCTGCCACACTGGGTTATGGCGTATTGGAGGAATTGCAAAAAGCAAAAATGAGAGGCACAGAGAAGGGGAATACGTTATTAGATAATATTGATATGACCTTTGGTGTGTCGGGCGGTTCGGTGTTAGCCACTTATTTTGCCTTGGAGGGAAAAGCGATTATCCCTAAATTTGCGAATAACTTTTTAAAATCGAATTTCCAAAAAGATATTCTTACAGAAGTGTTTTCGGTCTCTAATTTGCCTCGCTTAAGCTCACCGCAATTTGGACGAGGGGATTTACTGCAAGAACGCTTTAATTTAGCTCTTTACAAAGGAAAAAAATTTGGCGATTTAGTGAGAAACCGCAAAGGACCGTTTGCAGTAATCAGTGCAACAGATATGAATATCGGGCAACAGCTTACGTTCACTCAAGAAACCTTTGATGGGCTTTGCCTTAATCTAAATGATTTGGAAATTGCTCGAGCCGTGGCGGCTTCAAGTTCTGTGCCGTTGATTTTTGCTCCACTTACATTGAATAACAATGGTGGAAATTGTCATTTCAGCTTGCCGAAAGCCTTTATTGAGCAAGAAAAAGAGGTTAATGGCTTAAAAACCAAACAGATTGAAGAAACGGAACATACACTGAGCTTTTATCAAGATAGCCAAGAACGCCCATTTATCCATTTAGTAGATGGCGGACTAACGGATAACTTAGGTTTGGCTGCGATATTGGATATTTCGGATTTAGTCGGCATTGAAGATATGTATAAACGTGCCGGAGAACTGGGTGTTAAGAATGTTATAGTCATTAACGTGAATGCCCAAAATGAAGTATCAAGTGAAATTGATAAATCCGCCAATGTACCCGGCTTGAAAGATGTGGTGAATACGATTGTCAATGTTCCTATTGATAGCACCACGCAAATTAACCTTCAACGCTATAGCCAATTTAGCGATAGTTGGAATAAATATGCCAACGAACAGCAAACTAAAATTGAGATGTTTTTTGTCAATTTAGGCTTAAAAGAACTGCCTGATGGGCAATTGAAAAAAGAGGTATTAAATATTCCTACTTCTTTTTATTTGCCGGAAAAAGATATTGATAAATTGCGTGAATCGGCTCGCATTTTATTGGAACAGTCAGACGTTTATAAAAAAGCAGTAAAGGCTTTGCAATAA